The DNA sequence GCGAGGTGGAAAGATATTGGTAACAAAATGTCATGGAAGTATTCACTTACCTATATCCTTCATCCGGATTCACAGGTACGTTGTACCTTCCTCGAGCATTGATGGAGCATGGAGTAACGAAGTGTTCATGGAGATGATCAACAAACTCCAGGACGTTGCGCTCCATGGTGCCAGAGATGCAGATATAGTCGATCAAACTGGTGGCAGTACATTTGTTAGAATTGATCAACATTATAACAGAGGAATTCAATAGCAGCTCTACCTGAGGTGAATCACATATTCGCACAACCCAACTCCCCCAGCATGTGGGCATACGGGAACACCGAACCTAATGTTTGGTAAGAAAAAATCTCTGAAACAATCATAAATACGAACTTGGCTGCCATGAGCAACACACTGATGACTTCGCTAACACCAGCTAGCCTGCAAGAATCGATTTGAACGACATCAATTGCATCGGCTTGTAGGAGCTGCTTGAAGACCATGCGGTTGTGCGCGTGCTCCCCGGTAGCAACACCAATACCATGCGGCTTGAGAGCTTTTCGGATGGCTGCGTGCCCTAAGATGTCGTCCGGAGCGGTAGGTTCCTCAATAAACCTGCCGGGTATTCGTATCAGCGTATCAGCAGCGGTTTACCCGGAAGTGAGGAGGCCTATCGCAAAAATATTCATACCATGGCTTTATCTCTTCGAGTCCTTTCACATAGTCGATAGCTTGTTGGACATCCCACACCTGATTAGCGTCAATCATAAGGACTGCCCCAGTCGGCCCGGCATTCTTCCCTCTTAGATCCTCACCGTTGGGGTCACGCGGTTGGGAGCCAGCGGGCAGATACTGAGGGTCGTCGATAATCGAGCGGATGAGTTTACCCCGCCGGATATCGTCGGCTTGATCAGCTCCAACTTTCATTTTGAAATGATTAAAACCACCAGAAACGGCTTCTTTCGTTAGACGGGCGACCTTTTCATCAGAATAGCCTAAAAATACAGGGTATATTTACTCTCTACATCAATCAAAATGAGATTGGGTCACGTACCTAACCATCCAGCAGAAGTCACATAGGCTGGATACCTATGGATAGTAGTAAATAACGCTTTCTGCAAAACAAAGTACAGCGACTCACCCAAGCTCTAAGACTtttgcttctctttctttctttcccgcctccttttctttcagcATGGCCAGCGCCTCTTCCTTCGTGATGGCATCCGAAATGTACCTGAAAGCCGCCGATCTTACCAGTTCTTCCTGTAAAGAATTCTTATAATCGAAAAAACAAGGACAATAAAGAAAGACTCTAACTGGAGTAAAATCTACGACAAGCTTCCAAAGAGGTTTTCGGCGTGACCTAGCATACATGTCCCATACGGCGTTGTTTACAGCTCCGGATGCGATATGGATGACTCCCTTTTCAGGCCCAATCCTAATAGAGGAATAACATATATTGAAGAGTGTACTTCACTTAGAGAGAGAAGCGTCTTACCATCGCAGTTGTGGGTCTGCCATCATAAAGTCCCATGTCTTCCCCATATCGGAGAACAATTCTTCTGTGTCTTTACCGACTAGGCGGCTTGCCACCTCTTTGATGGCGGCGCATACCTAGTCGGAGAACTATCATTCAGCGAGCAAGACAATCATTGGTGGATGAGCCACACACAATATCGTTACCACGTCCGATGGTAAATGTCATTCCGTAACCGACTAGTTCGGAATCCGTGAACAAGGCAACGTATGCAGACGAATAATCACAATCTGTGTTCCTGATGCGTCCAGAAGTTAGTACAATAGAAGAATTAACAATACAAGGAGATGATGCCCACATAGCATCTGTACCGTCACCGGTCAGCGAGGTCGGGAAACGGACATCTACAGTCTCGTTAGCGCCAACAAAACAATAAGCATTGACATAGACTCGACAGCGAACCGTGCGTCTCAAACCCAGTGATTTTGACCATATTTTGTTTTGTAAGAACAAGAAGGATAGATATGAGCCTCGAAAGAAGATGCAGGTAGAGTGTTATCCATGATTCGACTGTTCTTATAAAGCGCAAGGATGGTGCAtaacaaaaaacaaagatCAGTTGACTAACCTTCTGCGAACGGCGGGATCGGGCCGTTATCCCCGCTTCCCCTCCGTTCAACCGTTCAGAAACGGCGTTAGGGGTCACAGTCTGATCTTAGGGGTAAGATTGGCCGAGAGTTCCCATGAAGTCATGAAATCACACTA is a window from the Psilocybe cubensis strain MGC-MH-2018 chromosome 8, whole genome shotgun sequence genome containing:
- a CDS encoding L-galactonate dehydratase is translated as MVKITGFETHDVRFPTSLTGDGTDAMNTDCDYSSAYVALFTDSELVGYGMTFTIGRGNDIVCAAIKEVASRLVGKDTEELFSDMGKTWDFMMADPQLRWIGPEKGVIHIASGAVNNAVWDMYARSRRKPLWKLVVDFTPEELVRSAAFRYISDAITKEEALAMLKEKEAGKKEREAKVLELGYPAYVTSAGWLGYSDEKVARLTKEAVSGGFNHFKMKVGADQADDIRRGKLIRSIIDDPQYLPAGSQPRDPNGEDLRGKNAGPTGAVLMIDANQVWDVQQAIDYVKGLEEIKPWFIEEPTAPDDILGHAAIRKALKPHGIGVATGEHAHNRMVFKQLLQADAIDVVQIDSCRLAGVSEVISVLLMAAKFGVPVCPHAGGVGLCEYVIHLSLIDYICISGTMERNVLEFVDHLHEHFVTPCSINARGRYNVPVNPDEGYSIEMYKSSIAEYEWPNGTYWQGRRAEKAD